The Sphingomonas sp. So64.6b genome includes a region encoding these proteins:
- the lptD gene encoding LPS assembly protein LptD — MKRSDLLLTCAAPLALFLACGAQAQDLQPRPVTPPPPSETPLPTTDEQVQFTAGSLEYDLNDEVVTAIGDVRMYRGGDRLRADKVVWNRNTGKVVATGNIAVTNPGGDTAYGDSIELTDALKDGVVDNMLIVLERGGRLAARKGNRALDETVTLDDAAFTPCAVTTEKGCPKEPSWKITAVRVIYRPDRDRIYYKGAQINLFGLPTIPLPSFSHVVGDGSASGLLSPDVRFGGSNGFEYAQPYYFRLAPNRGLILTPRVFSKVLPMIQADYSVLTSKGAYRINAYATVSKRSDDLLSNAPATTEETAFRGYLEGVGRYQFDENWSARASIRLASDRTFLRRYDMSRDDRLRSTASLERIDADSYFALTGWSIQTLRANDRQGLQPIALPELDYRRRFDDGLLGGKFEVQLNTLAITRTGGQDTQRAFASARWDLRKLTSFGQEVTFTAYGRGDVYNATDTLATTIPSYSGLEGVHARAIGALAVDVKWPLIGEFLGGTQRLTPRFQIVAAPKTENLDVPNEDARSVDLEDSNLFALNRFAGYDRFEDATRFTYGLDWALDLPGLSIKTNVGQSYRLGQRPVIFPDGTGLTDRFSDIVGRNEIRFRDFVSFTQRYRLDKDDLAVRRNELDLTVGSRSTYALVGYLRLNRNIDPTLEDLQDREEVRLAGRVQIARFWSVFGSTVIDLTDRNEDPLSVSDGFDPVRHRVGVSYEDDCLRLGLTWKRDYQNTGDAVAGNSFLLTLAFKNLGR, encoded by the coding sequence GTGAAGCGTTCCGATCTGCTCCTGACCTGTGCGGCACCGCTTGCCCTGTTTCTCGCTTGCGGGGCGCAGGCACAGGATCTTCAGCCGCGTCCGGTCACACCGCCGCCGCCGTCCGAAACACCTTTGCCCACCACTGACGAGCAAGTGCAATTCACCGCCGGCTCGCTCGAATATGACCTCAATGACGAGGTCGTCACGGCGATCGGCGATGTGCGCATGTATCGCGGCGGCGACCGGTTGCGCGCCGACAAGGTCGTGTGGAACCGCAATACCGGCAAGGTCGTGGCAACCGGCAATATCGCGGTGACCAACCCCGGCGGCGATACGGCTTATGGCGATTCGATCGAGCTGACCGATGCGCTGAAGGATGGCGTGGTCGATAATATGCTGATCGTACTCGAACGCGGTGGTCGGCTGGCGGCGCGCAAGGGCAACCGGGCGCTCGACGAGACTGTGACGCTCGACGACGCCGCTTTCACGCCGTGCGCCGTGACGACCGAAAAAGGCTGCCCCAAGGAACCGTCGTGGAAGATCACCGCGGTCAGGGTGATCTATCGCCCCGATCGCGACCGGATCTATTACAAGGGCGCGCAGATCAACCTGTTCGGCCTGCCGACCATTCCGCTGCCGAGTTTCTCGCACGTCGTCGGTGATGGCAGCGCGAGCGGCCTGCTCAGCCCGGATGTCCGTTTCGGCGGCAGCAACGGCTTCGAATATGCGCAGCCCTATTATTTCCGCCTTGCGCCCAATCGCGGTCTGATCCTGACGCCGCGCGTGTTCAGCAAGGTCCTGCCGATGATCCAGGCGGACTATAGCGTGCTGACCAGCAAGGGCGCCTATCGCATCAACGCGTATGCGACGGTCAGCAAACGCAGCGACGACCTGCTGTCGAACGCGCCGGCGACGACCGAGGAAACCGCCTTTCGCGGCTATCTCGAAGGCGTTGGCCGCTACCAGTTCGACGAGAATTGGAGCGCGCGGGCATCGATTCGTCTGGCCAGCGACCGCACCTTCCTGCGCCGTTACGATATGTCGCGCGACGACCGGCTGCGCTCGACCGCCAGTCTCGAGCGGATCGATGCCGACAGCTATTTTGCACTCACCGGCTGGTCGATCCAGACGCTGCGCGCCAACGACCGTCAGGGTTTGCAACCGATCGCGCTGCCCGAACTCGATTATCGCCGTCGCTTCGACGACGGATTGCTCGGCGGCAAGTTCGAGGTGCAGCTCAACACGCTGGCGATCACCCGGACCGGCGGACAGGACACGCAACGCGCCTTTGCCAGTGCGCGCTGGGACTTGCGCAAGTTGACCTCATTCGGCCAGGAAGTGACATTCACCGCTTATGGACGCGGCGATGTCTATAACGCTACCGATACGCTCGCGACGACGATCCCAAGCTATAGCGGCCTTGAGGGCGTTCACGCGCGGGCGATCGGCGCGCTCGCGGTCGATGTGAAATGGCCGCTGATCGGCGAATTCCTTGGCGGCACGCAACGCCTGACGCCCCGGTTCCAGATCGTCGCCGCGCCCAAGACCGAGAATCTCGACGTCCCCAATGAGGATGCCCGCTCGGTCGATCTCGAGGACTCCAACCTTTTCGCGCTTAATCGCTTCGCCGGCTATGACCGCTTTGAGGATGCGACGCGTTTCACTTATGGTCTGGACTGGGCGCTGGATCTGCCCGGCCTGTCGATCAAGACCAATGTCGGACAAAGCTATCGCTTGGGTCAGCGCCCGGTGATCTTCCCCGACGGCACCGGCCTGACCGATCGTTTCTCCGACATTGTCGGCCGCAACGAGATTCGCTTTCGCGATTTCGTGTCGTTTACGCAGCGCTATCGGCTCGACAAGGACGATCTGGCGGTGCGCCGCAACGAACTCGACCTGACCGTCGGATCGCGCAGCACCTACGCATTGGTCGGTTATCTGCGGCTCAATCGCAATATCGATCCGACGCTGGAGGATTTGCAGGACCGCGAAGAGGTTCGCCTCGCCGGCCGCGTTCAGATCGCGCGCTTCTGGTCGGTCTTCGGGTCGACAGTGATCGATCTCACCGACCGCAATGAGGATCCGCTCTCGGTTTCGGATGGTTTCGATCCCGTCCGGCACCGTGTCGGCGTTTCTTACGAAGATGATTGCCTCAGGCTCGGGCTGACCTGGAAGCGCGATTATCAGAACACTGGCGACGCGGTTGCGGGCAACAGTTTCCTGTTGACGCTGGCATTCAAGAATCTTGGCCGCTAA